In the genome of Carya illinoinensis cultivar Pawnee chromosome 13, C.illinoinensisPawnee_v1, whole genome shotgun sequence, the window TAATATGTTGTAAATATGTAGATAGAAAATAAAACGAAAAGGAATTTAATTGATCTAGATTGAAAGTTTGCTCCACAGTTAGCCTGAGTGAAATTGTGCACGACTTTTAGGACACAAATAGAGGTCACAACACCGTATATATTGTCTTCGTTGAGAATATTGAATCCTCGAGATAATGCCAAACCATAAAAAGGCATACAACCACTGGAGTTATAGGTTAAAGAGGAAGAGAGATTCTTTTGTCTaagtgatccatatagaaagaGGTTAGAAGTTCTAGAGCCACCACGGTGGGATCCAGGCGAACCGATCATTTGCCGAGATTGCAAGTTGGGTTTTCTGGATGTACAAGTACTGTTTGTACGCAAaagtaatttgtaaataattgtTACACAATTTTTCTACAGTGGATGCAGATAACTTTGGATTGGTCCGCCTTGGAGTGGTTTTAGGTTtcaaagagtttttttttttttttttaataaaaaaattaatttctattttgTTCCTAAAATTGTGTTTATTATATTCTgttgtattttaatttctagATTGTGGTTTTGATACCTGtgattgtttttatatttagatctatatatattaaaatatgaaaaattctatacattaaACTACTATCTCATTTTTATCGCATTATATAAGAtgcatatttatcattattggaTAATTTTTTACTGAATGATTCTTTATCATTTAATGTGATAAATGTATCATgtcttatataataaaatgaaagtgAGATAAGAATATAGTATAATCTCATGATATGTTCTGGTACGTATGTATTTGCTATCCTCGATCtctctttttgaatttatatattatattaattatatttggtAGAGAATGtactacaattatatatatatatatatatatttataaatttacataattttatatgataagttaattctattttacataaaaataattttataatttaacgtaacacattaaataatattaatttataaatttatttttataaaatttctttataattaaaatatgagttTTACTACGTACAAACAAAGTCttgtactaatctgcgtatcaatactaattcattcatattcaaaatttaaattagcattatttttaataaaatctattttttaatcaattacattaaattaatgtacatattaatacgcagttatacttgtaactagattttttattaaaatatttctctattttgtaACATTCAGTACTACGTGAGTAAAGATCAGAGCACGCAGAAATATAATTAAAGAGGGAGGGCTGACCTTAAACCATTGTACTTCTGATTGCATCTTCAAAGCTGCTCCTGTGATGTGATCAAGCGGAGAGACCTCTGTTAGCGTCCCTGCTACATGTAATATGTTATTCCCGACATTATCTCGACTAGATAGTAATCTAGCTTTCGTCTCTCTTAAACCGTATATCATTCCAAAGATTTCAGCATGTCGATGTTGGACAGCGGACATAAGTACGTTTCTTCCTTTGCCATCTCGGACCCAGTACAAAAGCTCTCGTTGTTCTCCCTGCGCAATTAAAGTAACAAAGCCAACGACCCCTGCTCTCACAGCACTGAAGATTGCTTGCGCAACACCACTTTCTATCCCGATTTGATATTCGTTCATAGCACTGATCTCGATCGAGTCCAACATGGCAAACAGAAGACGTCGGAATTGGCGTTGGATCGACTCGATCTCATTTGAATGCTGATCAAGGGGTCCTTTGAAATTACCAAAATATTGTCAATTTAACTGTGCGAGACTATAATTATATAGAAGATAagacaaaaagaataataataaaaataaaaaagggttaAAGCATTAGGAAATTATGGTACTGATCATTAATGGAAGGGAATCTACTGATTAATTAGCAGCTTATAAGTATACTTGAAAATGGTTAAAGCAATAGAACTCGTAGtgtaaagtaaaaaataatttattcatgACTCAATCgttatataaaaattagtaaaaaaagaaaaaaataataatgaggcGTTTTTTCCGTGGCAGTGTTTTGAAGTTTGGACAAATATATTAAGATTGCATGATCACATGCATATGGAGTTAAAACATGTTTATAGAAAATTCATAATCTCTGAACGTCGGCATGACCGCCTCTTTCACAATCAGAAACAAAGCCTTTAATTCCTCACGGTCATTTTCTGCACCAAAGCCATCACCCCATGACTTGATTGAAATCTTATTTCTTAATTGAAGATCAGGACTATATATCCAACTTTCGTCATTGAGATCATGCAATAATtggtatatatagaatataattttttcttataatgttTTAAGCTTAGTTTTGGAATACTTTTGTAACCCTTAATTAAGCTCAATATATATGGTAAAAATGTTTTCTTCACAAGTTGATCGATGATCATCCAATAAAATTACCgtcatcttaaaatttaaaaaaaaaaacaagtttgaGCATATTCCCATAAATAAAAGctctttttatataagtaaatatGGCATATTCCTTGATCTCAAAGTTAGAACTACCATTTCCGTTCGTAATCATCATTTACAGCAATGCATGAAGCTGTACGAACGTGCAGTTTATCTCAgcttctacatatatatatatatatggttagaTTTGTTGCTTCATTTGTCATATTATAtagatcattatatataaatctgAAAATTCGCCTGATCCATCTCGATCGTCCTGATAATTAGActataacaaattatatatgcaAGTAGCGATACGGTGATCACCATTGATCATTACTAATTTGTATGCTATCAATTATTAATTAGAAAAGTAAATGACAAAGTTAAGACTCCTTCGTTAACATATAATGCACAAAatgggaaatatatatattataattcagATATTAGGATATTAGAAAAATGAAGTGGCccaaaattaatatgatttacaTCGTTACACGCCAAACACTTTTAAGGAATTTCAGAAAGTTTAGGCAACAACTTACCTGCAAATCTGATAGTAATTCCAGCAGCTTCTTGTTTCTTCTGATCTCGATTGTCCAAATAATATCCAAAAATATCCGCACGAGGAGATGAAATGAGCTTAACTTccccaccccaaaaaaaaaaaaaaggccaataAATGTCAACAATTGACAAGTAATAATTTTGATGAGTAATAGTATTGctaaattatataattcaatgaagtagattttttttctatttccttttattttcctcacctctctctctctctctctctctctctctctctctctctctctctctctctctctctctctctctctctctctctctctctctctctctatatatatatatatatatatatatatctctatatatatatatttatcgaCGAGGCTAATTTCTTACACAGTGATGAAGATAggaatattataagtttggaggggtgatcaaatatttttaggctagaataaataattcaactgagACTTTTTAGGCACACAATCAACAAAGTGATATGATAAATAAAGAaagtgagtaaaaatataaaaaataaatttcaaaatttcattcttctaacaattttgaaaattttacgtGTAAGCTTTTTATATGTTACAATTAAAAGAAAGAGGCCGCTAAACTTTGGTAACAAGTTAGATACGAATcattgaaaaggaaaagataattatatttgaaagatAAACTAGGCTTTGGGTTTTCTTAATAAtgtatgagaaatactttttgcagtcggcagatgtagtcggcgtgcagtcggctataaaaaagtatattaatacgggacctacatgaaaaaaaaaattatttttataacttttttttattcatgtaggtccccttgaatataaaaaaaaaaattataatttttttttattcattccgtacagctgattgtacgccgactgcatttaccgATTGTGTGTAGCAAAGCATAGAGAAAACCTACAGACCAGCCGGTCTGATCTCCAACCACCAGCCATTCAATCTCATTTTGCTACGTTAGCATATTATGTCACTAACTATGCACTTGCCTACACCATATCTTATCCCTTATCCAAACTCCCCACTTAGTAGTATCActggtaaaataaaaaatattacaaaatcaaaaagcatatataaaattaaatatcgATAATTTACTAAAAAACAtagaaataaaaacttaaaaacataACTTAATGTCTATTTCAAATTGTTGACGACAATATTTCATAGAGTAATattcatccattattatttttataaatatgaaatatttaaaaattattttctttgtataaacaatcaagtgattttttaaaatgttatattttattctaatatttaagttagtttatgaaatttcatataaaatctaTCTATTTTAGTGTACATTAAGTATAGAATACTACAACTGAGACTCAATGAAATTTAGAGGATAAATCATCTccactatttttatataaatcattaatcttaaatagtttttttagtATTGTCACTTTagattctatattaagaaaattaatattgtataataaaaaactttgaTGTCAATGTTAatcatttattatttctccttagcctagttttaatttaattttaatggggCCACATCTTATATGTGTAACCAGCCCATTGGTCGGCTATTTTTCGCCCAACAGCAACAGGACTGTTGCAAACCGTTTCTCTATTGCATagcaataaattataatattaaaatgttttaagtAGCATGCAGTACACGAGTTACCTACTGCAAAACTAGCTAGCTACCCGACCAAACGTggattttttcattaaatatatttcattcaaataattataaattttaaaagaaaaataatataatattaaattataattttcttcaaattaaatacaagagaaaaagaattattagagaccAGAAGCTAAttttatgatgacaaaaatATCTCACTTAAAATATTATGGAAAATATACACCCCTAATTAGTTTTTGACGAAAGATTGATCAAATTATAAACTTATACGagcaaaattatgaaaattgaaaagtgggGAAAGATGGACAACTGAAGCACTCAAGTAAAAAATTTCTTAGGAGCCTTGAGGCCCCTCACCCGGCTTCGTCCCTGTTCTTACTCATGTGGCAATCCACTGTTGGATGCTGTTAAATGGAATTTATGCAGAAATCATATCAATCCTAGATGTATGCATGGATATATAATTCCAGAACAATTTTAATGAAAAGCAAGAAGAGAAGATACCGTACTACGTTTCCAAGACGACGTCCGATGAAATTCAACCCCGGAAAGGGAAATCAAACCAACAAATAGGGACAAAGGGGAGACGTTGTCTGTATCAAGACTAAATGCCAAACGTGGACAATGGCTGATTAACACCTCAGCGAGATCTAGTTTTGCACAGTACATGATATACATACAACATTAGAAAaacaagaattatatatatatatatacatattgcgCAGAATAAAATAATAGGAAGGAAAGAATAACAGCcaattaaaaatgaatataATAGACGttagacgatttttttttttttttgaagaggaCGTTAGACGATTGTTACCATAAGTTGCAGATTGTATAGCTTGGGTTACAACTGTAGCACCATGGGGGCCTTTTTCGGGCGTCAGCTCTTCATACGGAGTGACGTCAAAGAGAAACCTGGCCAATTCTTTTTGCCCATGACGAAGAGCCAGAACAATTGGAATATCTAATCCCCCCCGATTATTTCCAACGGTGAGCAAGTCCGGGTTCTTTCTTATCATTAAGTCCACTGTTAGCAGATCGAAACCACAAATAATTGCCACAGCTAGAGCTGTCAGACCTTCATTATCTCGTATTTCCAAGTCTTCTTTCGACATCTTCTCCTCCACCAATGGTTTCGCTATTTCGTCACTCCTAGCAATGATTGCAACGTGAAGAGCCGTCTGGCCCAAATGTGTAATTTTTGCCCTCACCGAATCGGGATGCTGCGTAATGAAAACACTTGCAACGTCCCAATCACCCTTTCGCACGGCCTCGTACAACTCCGCATACTCACTAAACCCAGCGGTCCGGTTCATGTTGTCCCTGATCCGGAAATTCTCTGCATGCcatgtttaattaattatctATTGTATATACCTGATAGATAGTGAGATACTTCGAAGCTCCCAGCAAGCTAGCTAAGATAATTAGGAATTTTAATACTGACCTAGTGGTACTATATATAAGTACTTGAATTCCTGTTTATCCATACGTATATATTGAAAACCAGATCCAACCCATTCCTGTACCGATTCTATGCAAAGGTAGTGTACAACAGTACTTATGGTTCATTAAAGCTGAATTGGCATACTATAATCCGTGTAGCAATTTGTGTTGGTCAGCTGGACAAATTAAAATTtgcagtaaaaataaaaataatagagctAGAGAATGTCACCGTCAGCTGCTGGCAATCTTAAGTTGACTCGGCCTTCTTGTGCGGGGTGCTCATACGCTTTAGCCAATTTATCCCACAAAATTTTGGCAGAACTAATACCCTTGATCTCAGGTAGTATGTTCATCCCACATGAAATTTGAATTGCATGTAAAGTTGCAGcattcttcttcctccaagCCTTGAATTTAACTTCACGATCATCATCCTCTGGTTTAGGAGGTTCCATGCTTGTTTCGATGATGTCCCAAAGATCTTGAGCCAACAAATAGTTTTTAATGCAAGCACTCCAGTTCTCATAATTTTCCTTCCCATGAAGTACTTCAGGAACAACTGTGCCTGGAAGAATCGGCGTGGCCATGCTTAATCTGTCAAAGTTCTCATAATTTTCCATCCCAAGAAATTCTATAGGAACAACTGTGCCTGGAAGAATAGTCGTGGCCTGCATGCTTAATCTGTCAAATTACGAAGTAATATTCATGTTAGGTGAAATTTGGAAACAACAGATCCAATTATATggtatttatatttctttaagaaaatttatttccaCTCATAATCTCTTGGCCTAGCTACTAGCTAATTACcgataatatatttttctaattttcatgATCATCCAAAAAGCAATATTTTATGCTTATAGGCAGGGTTATGAAAAAATCCCAAACTCCGACTCTATTTACTCCTCCACTCCGATTATAATTGAAGTTTTTAGAGTTGAAATCGGagttcaaatacaaaaaatgtcAGAATCGAAGTCGAAGGTTTGACTTCGCAACAGTTCCAATTCCGactatatcttttaaaaattattttattacatactAATTAATACTTTCAACAAAAGTTCCAAGATATATAGTACACATGAGGGCATTGCAGTGGGTCTGTTTTAGAGTTTTCTTACGGATATTCCTACTTCATATTCCTCTAGAGCCTAGATCGACCGCAGGCGCAGTAGGTATGGaaagcaaaaatataattataaagctGTTAGGATTGAAGGACTCGAACGTTGACATGCGCACCCAAAGGTCGTAAAGTAATTGTAATACAAATATGcatcattttaaaaacatttgaaaaatagCCGCCACCCAATAATCCTGACTAAGATAGGGTGGCGACTCAAAACGAGCCCCCCTGCATGCACTGTTGGCCACCCCATACATGCTGGCCCTAACTTTCCTttcctttgaaaatattaagaaatttttatgGCTATTTATATATTGAGATTAAAATTCTTGTTTGTGATCGATCCCAACAAATCAAGACTCGAAATGCGGTGTCAAGAGCTTGATCATAATATGATGACATATAACTTgattctctaaataaaaaaaatctggatTCAAAAATTAACACTTCCATTGTTGGAAAAAAAGGCTCGAAATGTGGTATTAGGTTTGAATCAATAAATGATTGATTCAACAAATCACATACCTCAatgtaacaaaaaaaattttaaaaattatgaaattcaaacatttaGAATCATGTATTAAAagagtttgaaatttgaaaacatgaaTTTATTAACTACCAAAATAGATTCAATAAGAATGCATTCATTCACATATTTGACCTcaatcttcttcaatttcttgcCTCAAATATTCTAACTTTCAAATATTCTAGTTTTTAAGCTAAAAGGTCACGAcaaaatatatagtaatattttgtgcaCGGTTacaatttaatacaaaatatttatttctctcctattaatatatactttatttattatatttgaaatcaGTTGAAATCATCGACTATAATCTGcccatttaataaaaaaaaatgtaaactaAAAGTAAAATAGGGATGATGCAATTGCGTACTTACAGTAGTGCGCGCTGGACGGGCTGTTTTAACTGCCGGACTCTCTGATCTGTGTACGTAGTAATGATCAACGTGGAAGAACTTAACTTGAAGAGAGCGTTATATAGGCCATGCATCTACGTTGCGTGCTCTTTTGTCTTTTCCTTTTCCCAGTGAACTACTATTCTATTTTATTCTTGACCTTTACTCTCTTGTCCTTTGATCCGGCCTGGTTGGGTGTGTATGATAAACTTGTAAGATTTGAATAAAGTGTTTGGTTGCCTCCAAACGTGATtctcaaaagtattttttagtgcattttgtttttctttccttggaa includes:
- the LOC122291610 gene encoding uncharacterized protein LOC122291610, with translation MQATTILPGTVVPIEFLGMENYENFDRLSMATPILPGTVVPEVLHGKENYENWSACIKNYLLAQDLWDIIETSMEPPKPEDDDREVKFKAWRKKNAATLHAIQISCGMNILPEIKGISSAKILWDKLAKAYEHPAQEGRVNLRLPAADENFRIRDNMNRTAGFSEYAELYEAVRKGDWDVASVFITQHPDSVRAKITHLGQTALHVAIIARSDEIAKPLVEEKMSKEDLEIRDNEGLTALAVAIICGFDLLTVDLMIRKNPDLLTVGNNRGGLDIPIVLALRHGQKELARFLFDVTPYEELTPEKGPHGATVVTQAIQSATYDLAEVLISHCPRLAFSLDTDNVSPLSLFVGLISLSGVEFHRTSSWKRIKLISSPRADIFGYYLDNRDQKKQEAAGITIRFAGPLDQHSNEIESIQRQFRRLLFAMLDSIEISAMNEYQIGIESGVAQAIFSAVRAGVVGFVTLIAQGEQRELLYWVRDGKGRNVLMSAVQHRHAEIFGMIYGLRETKARLLSSRDNVGNNILHVAGTLTEVSPLDHITGAALKMQSEVQWFKGVENLCNPLYRNEKNYAGLTPKQVFMQSHKKLIEEGERWMRETASSCTVVGTLIMTIMFAAAFTIPGGNNQDTGLLIFLNRKLFDIFIIADSLSLFSSSVSVLMFLGILTSRYEAEYFLNSLPTKMIIGLFTLFFSIGTMMIAFSSAILIMYCGESWIVIPLIVLASVPISLYVFMHFGLLVDMIVSTYGAGTFDRKMKSGVELSCIYK